Proteins co-encoded in one Osmerus mordax isolate fOsmMor3 chromosome 11, fOsmMor3.pri, whole genome shotgun sequence genomic window:
- the LOC136951347 gene encoding 1-phosphatidylinositol 4,5-bisphosphate phosphodiesterase eta-1-like gives MGVVPSEAVPVFSMCSAGEQLTRHSKSRLKCQSEEGEEDGQETSGREAGGQLNRGGRKRKTIKLSRDLSDLVVFTNSVASQDSLNEGTPGDVLSFSETRAQSLISHRAENLLCFNQRQLSRIYPSAYRIDSSNFNPQLYWNIGCQLVALNYQTEGRMMQLNRSKFLVNGNSGYVLKPPTMCNGSFNPCSDDPLPACPKKQLILKIISGQQLPKPPDSMLGDRGEIIDPFVEVEIIGLPVDCCKEQTRVVDDNGFNPVWEESLSFTLHMAEIAMVRFLVWDHDPIGRDFVGQRTIAFSSLMPGYRHVYLEGLTEASLFIHVSVHDIHGKWSPLVLNPSFTIMHFLGSNKGRQLRGIRGLFNRASKSSVDTHSSSTPRKRSLSDQLLRRTASAPAKGRKKTKMVLAESVTSCVSERRDRKGSAGSGVGGEAAGVERRALPPRPSLTHRPLSMPLEKMLQGQLSLCSPSQEHPDLGIDTVIGTGPVDWPRSASLDLLIQSSASLQPRVSTPSTHPTDRTGEPDQSDVISYLVIGGEAGRDEGEERLRNGPTRDEDVCSPQRKLRIQSDPAKTDSSHVFSPPSETDHSSTLCTAAPPPSSSSAPPRSPVNVDRSDLRSPASLQDSALSRLIDAVSIGNDNDTCGSISALIGQFDLTADRSDLAMTTVNGRNPGRHVFGIPSPPPHPLPLHLHGFQGSSTPTQTPSDPPSPRRTPVNPLSPHKANKTFSYTDKITGCFSPQKTAHTPNHTSHREALSPSQPPLAPPPGPPPLFNSPETTEQEEVYTILDEEVLSPVSVYNLREQTIRNIQADSAESTPPASLGPSPIRVPPPPGTEATEAWGSSPTWRGVLEETGESYLDGYEDSVPGLEREWGVTWSHTRPPVNGNHFLLCQDSAGSSLMEVEVNVDEDPSEAAVASPRHAPTWRHSSPTKRHAIYQQSRSNPDLPHQDHLPLRHAPQTQRPLCPSPLSLPSLQPSPGHAPLTTQHSAFRRPRAPRPTNPSPLCRTSCPSPHDRAELTNGGRKFCRTLSQPHSYNPGVLQEESLSRERSLYSPSSDRGLYSPSSDSDLTHSQTDYGCLPSCLPSASVYTQPPTQAYSPTDNQPHPLPQTHMGPSLTPSPQPGPQAPRSPIASSPCKSKSLGDLTSEDISCNFQSRYHIISRSFITPSMRERRGGGPLGGLGKRAPSADSLTEQLRRLVSLEDSDKPSQPPRLPQSLPQLLPPWHQSQPHPQSHPQSHPQPPISPPDLELEDTPPPLSRRLSSRSQSRVRHINSRARERQQEALKPRGGTLNGAPCSMGGVVLRNKPSSQNPPVNRHSTGSYIGGYLDHQEARGLPEGACTSMRYGYGDHYGDQYYTDDSLLTSDSPCSSSEPEVYFLLRL, from the exons aggcacTCCAAGTCACGGCTGAAGTgtcagagtgaggagggagaggaggacggccAGGAGACATCTGGAAGAGAGGCGGGAGGACAACTAAACAG gggtgggaggaagaggaagaccatCAAGCTCAGCAGAGATCTGTCAGACCTGGTGGTGTTCACCAACTCTGTAGCCTCCCAGGACAGCCTGAACGAag GGACTCCAGGGGACGTCCTGTCGTTCAGCGAGACACGAGCCCAGTCCCTGATCAGCCACCGAGCCGAGAACCTGCTCTGCTTCAACCAGAGGCAGCTGTCTCGTATCTACCCCTCTGCCTACCGCATCGACTCCTCCAACTTCAACCCCCAGCTCTACTGGAACATCGGCTGCCAACTGG TGGCTCTGAACTACCAGACGGAGGGAAGGATGATGCAGCTGAACCGCTCCAAGTTCCTGGTGAACGGAAACTCAGGCTACGTCCTCAAACCCCCCACCATGTGCAACG gcTCCTTCAACCCCTGCAGTGACGaccccctcccagcctgcccCAAGAAGCAGCTCATCCTCAAGATCATTAGTGGACAGCAGCTGCCCAAACCTCCTGACTCGATGCTGGGGGACCGGGGAgag ATTATTGACCCCTTTGTGGAGGTGGAGATCATCGGCCTGCCAGTGGACTGCTGCAAGGAGCAGACACGAGTAGTGGATGACAACg gTTTTAACCCTGTGTGGGAGGAGAGCCTGTCCTTCACCCTCCACATGGCTGAGATCGCCATGGTGCGCTTCCTGGTCTGGGACCACGATCCTATTGGTCGAGACTTCGTAGGCCAGCGGACCATCGCCTTCAGCAGTCTCATGCCAG GATACAGGCATGTGTACTTAGAGGGACTGACAGAGGCCTCCCTCTTCATCCACGTCTCTGTTCATGACATCCATGGAAAG tggAGTCCCCTAGTCCTGAACCCCAGCTTCACCATAATGCACTTTCTAGGATCCAACAAG ggtcgTCAGCTGCGAGGCATCCGGGGTCTATTCAACCGGGCCTCCAAGTCCTCGGTTGACACCCACTCAAGCTCCACCCCCAGGAAGCGTTCTCTTAGTGACCAGCTCCTGCGCCGCACGGCCAGTGCCCCCGCCAAGGGCCGCAAGAAAACCAAGATGGTGCTCGCAGAGTC cgtcacttcctgtgtgtcggagaggagagacaggaaggggagcGCGGGgtcgggggtgggaggggaggcggCGGGGGTGGAGAGACGTGCCCTGCCACCCCGACCCTCCCTGACCCATCGACCGCTCTCCATGCCCCTAGAGAAGATGCTCCAGGGCCAGCTGTCGCTCTGCTCCCCCAGTCAGGAGCACCCGGACCTGGGCATAGACACTGTCATAG GAACCGGCCCCGTGGACTGGCCTAGATCCGCCTCCTTGGATCTCCTCATCCAATCATCTGCTTCTCTTCAACCCAGAGTCTCCACCCCTTCCACCCACCCCACAGATAGGACCGGAGAGCCCGACCAATCAGACGTGATATCCTACCTGGTgattggaggagaagcaggaagagatgagggggaggagagattgcGGAATGGACCAACGAGAGACGAGGATGTCTGCTCTCCTCAGAGGAAGTtgcgtatccagagcgaccccGCTAAGACAGACAGCAGCCATGTTTTCTCCCCTCCTTCAGAGACCGATCACAGCTCCACCCTCTGCactgctgcccctcccccctcctcctcctcagcaccCCCCCGCTCCCCTGTCAACGTGGATCGCTCAGACCTGCGTAGCCCCGCCTCCTTACAGGACAGCGCCCTCTCACGACTCATCGACGCCGTCTCCATCGGCAACGACAACGACACCTGCGGGTCGATCTCCGCTCTGATTGGCCAGTTTGATCTCACCGCCGACAGGAGTGACCTCGCCATGACAACCGTAAATGGCAGAAACCCTGGCCGCCACGTCTTCGGCAtcccgtcccctcccccccaccctcttcccctccatctccacggTTTCCAGGGCTCCAGTACCCCCACCCAGACCCCCTCGGACCCCCCCTCGCCTCGCAGAACCCCGGtgaaccccctttctcctcataAGGCAAACAAAACCTTCAGCTACACCGACAAAATCACAggctgcttctctcctcagaaGACGGCTCACACGCCCAACCACACGAGTCACCGGGaggccctctctccttcccaaccCCCCCTGgcgcccccccccggcccccctcctctcttcaacAGCCCAGAGACcacggagcaggaggaggtctACACCATCCTGGACGAGGAGGTGCTGTCTCCCGTCTCGGTGTACAACCTGAGAGAGCAGACAATCAGGAACATCCAGGCTGACTCTGCGGAGAGCACCCCCCCAGCCAGTCTGGGTCCCTCCCCGATCAGAGTGCCTCCTCCCCCGGGTACGGAAGCCACGGAGGCCTGGGGGAGCTCCCCCACCTGGAGGGGAGtgctggaggagacaggggagagctACCTGGACGGTTACGAGGACTCTGTCccggggttagagagagagtggggcgtGACATGGAGTCACACGCGCCCTCCCGTGAACGGGAACCACTTCCTGTTGTGTCAGGACTCGGCAGGAAGTAGtttgatggaggtggaggtcaaCGTGGACGAGGATCCGTCGGAGGCGGCTGTGGCGTCGCCGCGTCATGCCCCGACCTGGAGACACTCCAGCCCCACCAAACGCCACGCCATCTACCAGCAGAGCCGCTCCAATCCAGACCTCCCTCACCAAGACCATCTCCCGCTGCGCCACGCTCCCCAGACGCAAcggcccctctgcccctcccccctcagccttccctcactccagccctcccctgGCCACGCCCCATTGACCACACAGCACTCCGCCTTCCGACGACCCCGTGCCCCCAGACCGACCAATCCCAGCCCTCTATGTCGCACcagctgcccctccccccacgaCAGAGCGGAGCTGACCAATGGCGGTAGAAAATTCTGCAGGACATTGAGCCAGCCACATAGCTACAACCCTGGAGTCCTCCAAGAGGAGAGCCTGTCCAGAGAGCGAAGCCTGTACTCTCCCAGCTCTGATCGAGGCCTGTACTCTCCCAGCTCTGACAGCGATCTCactcacagccagacagactACGGCTGCCTCCCCAGctgtctcccctctgcctctgtgtACACCCAGCCCCCCACTCAGGCCTACAGCCCTACAGACAACCAGCCACACCCccttccacagacacacatgggcCCCTCTCTGACCCCTAGTCCTCAgccaggcccccaggccccccggTCCCCCATTGCTTCCAGCCCCTGCAAGTCTAAGTCCCTGGGCGACCTGACGTCTGAGGACATCTCGTGTAACTTCCAGAGCAGGTACCACATCATCAGCCGTAGCTTCATCACCCCGTCCATGagggagcggaggggggggggcccccTGGGGGGCCTCGGCAAGCGGGCCCCGTCTGCGGACAGCCTCACGGAGCAGTTGAGGAGGCTGGTGAGCCTGGAGGACAGCGACAAGCCCTCTCAGCCGCCCCGGCTGCCCCAGTCACTCCCCCAACTCCTCCCACCTTGGCAccagtcccagccccacccccagtcccacccccagtcccacccccagccccccatctcccctccagATCTTGAGCTTGAGgacaccccgccccccctctcccgccGGCTCTCCTCCCGCAGCCAGAGCAGGGTGCGTCACATCAACAGCCGCGCCCgcgagaggcagcaggaggccCTGAAGCCCCGGGGAGGGACGCTGAACGGCGCCCCCTGCAGTATGGGAGGGGTAGTGCTGCGCAACAAGCCGTCTTCCCAGAACCCCCCAGTGAACAGGCACTCCACCGGATCCTACATCGGGGGCTACCTGGACCACCAGGAAGCCCGGGGGCTGCCGGAGGGGGCATGCACCAGCATGCGCTATGGATACGGGGATCACTATGGAGACCAGTACTACACTGATGACTCACTGTTGACCTCCGACTCCCCTTGCTCCTCCTCTGAGCCTGAGGTCTACTTCCTGCTCCGGCTCTAG